The genomic segment TGTTCACCCGTCCGTGGGGGTTAATAGAAACCTTTAGCATCTTATTAGGATTAGTCTTTGTATTCCCAATTGTTCTTGGTTGGAAGAAAACCCAAAGAACCTGAGTCTTAGGCAGGATATCTATTGCTTTGGTTAATAGGTACTTTACTATTTTCCTCTTATCAAACATCTCTTGCTTTCTACCTACCTTAGGTCGGTGCAACATGAAAGTACCGATACGAAACTACAACCTTGCATTATCTATTCAATATTTCGTGTAGGCCTCACCTTCCTAAGGTCAACATACGGATATACTACGTTATCGATCTACATCCTCACCCTAAAACACGTCGTCTAACCGAGATTGAGAATCGACAATTCACAGAACTCGGCTATGTATCAGGCCTACCAATCTTCAACCAACTGTCAGTAAGAAAAATAGAACAAAGTTTTTGGGCTATGCGCGAAGCTCTTCCTCCTGGACTTGATTTCAATAGTGTCAATTGTTGGCACAAAGCTAATCGCTGGGTATATGACCTGACCTTGACTCCTGCTCTCCTTAATTATGTTGAAGACCTACTTGGGCCACATTTCTTTCTATGGGGTGCCCAATTTTTCTGCAAATTCCCTAACGATGGCACGGTAGTGCCTTGGCACCAGGATGCCCAATATTGGCCTCTGTCGCCCCGAAAAGCTGTTAGTGTTTGGATTGCAATCTTTGATACCAACCTATCGAACGCTGCTATGCAGGTGGTACCTGGTAGTCATCACCATGGTGCTGTGACCCACCGTTCTGTAAATAATGAATCATACGTGCTTAAGGAAGAGATTAATCCTGATTCAATCCATCTTGATGAGGTTGTTACTTTCGAACTCAAAGCGGGTGAAATGTCTCTACATGACGATGGTTTGATTCACGGGTCCGGGCCCAATACATCTGACCGGGTTCGGGCTGGTTTAGCACTACGGTTCAGTCCATCTGATGTTGTGTGTGATATGTCGGTGTGGCCAACGTTTGAAGCATATCCGGTAAGGGGTAAGCAGGGGTTGAAAAACAACCCAATAGGAAAAATACCAACAGAAAACGGAATTCCAACTAAAATGTTTCCACATTCATCTGAATTTATCTGAACAAGCTAAACCTAATTCTTCAATAAGTGGCTCTCGATTATATTGTCATCAAAGTTTTGTGCCGGTCCAATAAAAACCCTGGTACCGGCACAAATTTTTTGTCATTAATTTATCAGGTGTTTAGGGTTCTTCTGACCATGGCCCAGCGACATTAGCAGCGGCCCATTGTAAACCTAAGAGCTCACCAATAGTGGCGATTTGACCATCCTCATAAACCACATTTCCTTTGCGATCGGATAGAGGCCCAGTGAAAGGTTCATAATCGGGATCGAGCTTTGTCATTTGCTCGATGCGAGCAAAAACCAGATCATGAACAGATATTTCTCCGAATTCAGGATCATCTATCATGTGGGCATCAAGTCGGTCTTCATATACCGGGTTAATAACCATCCCTGGTGCAGCACCTGCTTCGACAGCATCCTCCCCGAGGCGCCAAAAATAGTCTAGATCAGCCAAGTTTTCGTTTGTATAAGTCCCATCTAAAACACCACTTAAGAAATCTATGTAGATGGCTTCCCAGTTAGCAATTTGACCGGAAACAACTGTGTCAGGCGAGAAATCTAGCATAGAAGCGTAATGGGTGTAACTGGGGAACCCTCGTTCACCTGCAGTTTGGATCACAGTGGGTGTATCTTCACTGAACGCAAAAACATCCGCCCCTTCAGCTATAAGAGCCTCAGTGGCCTCTTTAGCTCCTGCTGGATCAAACCAGTTGAATAACCATCGGACTTCAACCGTCGCGTCAGGGTTGATCTCACGCGCCCCAAGGGCAAAAGCATTGATGTGCCGCTTAATTTCAGGAATCGGGAAAGCAGCAATATAACCAAGCTTATTAGACTCTGTTAAAGCCCCTGCTATCAGGCCGTTTAGGTAATAAACTTGGTAAAAGTCAGCAATGTAAGTCATCACGTTGGGTGCCCGCTGAATACCAGTTGCGTGTCCAAAGATCACATTTGGATACCGCTCTGCAGCAGCTAGTACGCCATCACCGTACCCGAAGCTCGTGGCAAAAATTACTTCAACGCCGTCGGCAACTAGCTGGTCAATGAATGGTTCGACATCGGCCTCTGAAA from the Trueperaceae bacterium genome contains:
- a CDS encoding phytanoyl-CoA dioxygenase family protein, encoding MDLHPHPKTRRLTEIENRQFTELGYVSGLPIFNQLSVRKIEQSFWAMREALPPGLDFNSVNCWHKANRWVYDLTLTPALLNYVEDLLGPHFFLWGAQFFCKFPNDGTVVPWHQDAQYWPLSPRKAVSVWIAIFDTNLSNAAMQVVPGSHHHGAVTHRSVNNESYVLKEEINPDSIHLDEVVTFELKAGEMSLHDDGLIHGSGPNTSDRVRAGLALRFSPSDVVCDMSVWPTFEAYPVRGKQGLKNNPIGKIPTENGIPTKMFPHSSEFI
- a CDS encoding BMP family ABC transporter substrate-binding protein, coding for MKRRWLMASLLILVFTFAQAQDALKVGFIYVGPVGDAGWTYAHDLGRLATMEALPEIETVIVESVSEADVEPFIDQLVADGVEVIFATSFGYGDGVLAAAERYPNVIFGHATGIQRAPNVMTYIADFYQVYYLNGLIAGALTESNKLGYIAAFPIPEIKRHINAFALGAREINPDATVEVRWLFNWFDPAGAKEATEALIAEGADVFAFSEDTPTVIQTAGERGFPSYTHYASMLDFSPDTVVSGQIANWEAIYIDFLSGVLDGTYTNENLADLDYFWRLGEDAVEAGAAPGMVINPVYEDRLDAHMIDDPEFGEISVHDLVFARIEQMTKLDPDYEPFTGPLSDRKGNVVYEDGQIATIGELLGLQWAAANVAGPWSEEP